From a single Desulfobacterales bacterium genomic region:
- the fusA gene encoding elongation factor G, protein MKTDINKVRNIGISAHIDSGKTTLTERILFYTQRIHTMHDVKGKDGVGATMDSMELEKERGITIASAATYCEWQDHEINIIDTPGHVDFTIEVERSLRVLDGAILVLCAVAGVQSQSITVDQQMKRYKVPGIAFINKCDRSGANPERVIAQLKDKLGHNAVAMQLPIGLEAGFEGVIDLVSMQAVYFDGDKGESVRHAQIPAERLAAAQAAREHLIDQASMFSDALTEAILEETEVTEAMILAAVRQGVIERKLTPVYIGSAYKNKGIQPLLNAVTQLLPCPLDIENEALDMNNAEQPVVLSNEIDKPLVALAFKLEDGPYGQLTYVRVYQGSLAKGDTIVNVRSGKKVKVGRVIRMHSNQMEDIETIPAGYIGALFGIDCASGDSFVAQGLGLTMTSMYVPEPVISLAIFPKDNKSDVNVSKALGRFTKEDPTFKVFVNAETGDTIISGMGELHLDVYIERMRREYQAEVTTSPPRVAYRETITQKAEFDYTHKKQTGGAGQFGRVTGYMEPVQNEDFVFENKVVGGAIPTQYIAACEKGFKNCLLKGPKMEFPVTGIRVVINDGASHSVDSSDMAFQAAARGAFLQGYAKAKSVIQEPIMKVVVETPTEFQGAVMATLNQRRAMIVGSQDEGPFSEIEAQVPLSEMFGYSTDLRSVTKGQAQFTMEFLTYRQVPQSITDDLIKKAATEKKNVA, encoded by the coding sequence ATGAAGACAGACATCAATAAGGTCAGAAATATTGGTATCAGTGCGCATATTGACTCTGGCAAAACCACCTTGACTGAACGCATCCTGTTTTACACCCAGCGTATTCACACGATGCACGATGTGAAGGGCAAAGACGGTGTCGGTGCCACCATGGATTCCATGGAACTTGAAAAGGAGCGCGGCATCACCATTGCTTCAGCCGCCACCTATTGCGAATGGCAAGACCACGAGATCAACATCATTGACACGCCCGGACATGTCGACTTTACCATAGAGGTTGAGCGCTCCCTGCGGGTCTTGGACGGCGCCATTCTGGTTCTGTGTGCCGTCGCCGGTGTTCAATCGCAGTCAATTACTGTCGACCAGCAGATGAAGCGCTATAAAGTGCCCGGTATCGCCTTTATTAACAAGTGTGACCGTAGCGGTGCCAATCCAGAACGGGTGATTGCGCAGTTGAAAGATAAACTGGGACATAATGCCGTCGCCATGCAACTACCCATCGGTTTGGAGGCGGGCTTCGAAGGCGTTATCGACCTGGTTTCGATGCAGGCTGTCTATTTTGATGGTGATAAAGGCGAATCCGTTCGCCACGCTCAGATACCGGCAGAACGGTTGGCTGCAGCGCAAGCTGCCCGTGAACACCTCATTGATCAAGCTTCCATGTTTTCAGATGCGCTGACCGAAGCGATTTTGGAAGAAACCGAGGTCACCGAAGCGATGATCTTGGCGGCTGTACGCCAGGGCGTCATTGAACGCAAGCTGACGCCGGTTTATATCGGCTCTGCTTATAAGAACAAAGGCATTCAGCCTCTCTTAAATGCGGTTACCCAGTTGCTGCCATGCCCGCTGGACATTGAAAACGAGGCCCTGGACATGAACAATGCTGAACAACCGGTGGTGCTGAGCAACGAAATAGACAAGCCCTTGGTCGCTTTGGCCTTTAAGCTAGAAGATGGCCCCTACGGTCAACTAACCTATGTTCGTGTCTATCAGGGGTCTCTGGCGAAAGGCGATACGATCGTCAACGTGCGCTCTGGGAAAAAAGTAAAGGTCGGCAGGGTTATTCGGATGCACTCGAATCAGATGGAAGATATCGAAACCATCCCTGCCGGCTATATCGGAGCGCTGTTCGGTATTGACTGTGCTTCCGGTGACAGTTTTGTTGCTCAGGGACTCGGTCTGACCATGACCTCCATGTATGTGCCCGAACCGGTCATATCTTTGGCCATATTTCCGAAAGACAACAAATCGGACGTCAATGTGTCCAAAGCCTTGGGGCGATTTACCAAAGAAGACCCCACCTTTAAGGTATTCGTGAATGCCGAAACCGGCGATACGATTATCTCCGGGATGGGCGAGTTGCATCTGGATGTCTATATTGAACGGATGCGGCGCGAGTATCAAGCTGAAGTGACCACCAGTCCGCCGCGGGTGGCCTATCGTGAAACCATTACCCAGAAGGCCGAATTTGACTACACTCACAAAAAACAAACCGGCGGTGCCGGCCAATTCGGAAGGGTTACCGGCTATATGGAACCGGTTCAGAACGAAGATTTTGTTTTTGAAAACAAAGTGGTGGGGGGCGCAATTCCGACCCAGTACATCGCGGCCTGTGAAAAAGGGTTCAAAAATTGCCTGCTGAAAGGGCCAAAGATGGAATTCCCCGTCACCGGAATTCGAGTCGTCATCAACGACGGTGCCTCTCACTCAGTGGATTCTTCCGATATGGCATTTCAGGCTGCAGCCCGCGGTGCTTTTTTGCAGGGATATGCCAAAGCCAAATCGGTTATTCAAGAGCCGATAATGAAGGTGGTCGTGGAAACGCCCACCGAATTTCAGGGCGCCGTCATGGCGACCCTCAATCAGCGTCGTGCCATGATTGTGGGCTCGCAGGATGAAGGTCCATTCAGTGAAATCGAAGCCCAGGTTCCCTTGTCTGAGATGTTTGGCTATTCAACTGACTTAAGGTCGGTGACCAAAGGTCAGGCCCAGTTTACGATGGAATTTTTAACCTATCGCCAAGTTCCGCAGTCCATCACAGATGATCTAATCAAAAAAGCCGCAACGGAGAAAAAGAACGTTGCCTAA